Genomic segment of Streptomyces sp. NA02950:
GCTGGCGCAGTCGCATGACATCACGGCGTCGGTGACGCGGGCCGGCGCGCGCGTCATGCGCGGGCGCGGGCGGCTGGAGCCGGCGCAGTCGCTCGACGGGTCGCGGCGGGTGGTCGTCCGGGCCGCGGACGGCTCCGAGGAGACGCTGGTCGCGGACGCGGTGCTGATCTCGACCGGTGCCCATCCGCGGGAGATCCCGGACGCGCAGCCGGACGGTGAGCGGATCCTGAACTGGACGCAGGTGTACGACCTGGACGAGCTCCCCGAGGAGCTGATCGTGGTCGGCTCCGGTGTCACCGGTGCCGAGTTCGCCGGCGCGTACCAGGCGCTGGGCTCGAAGGTCACGCTGGTCTCCAGCCGGGACCGGGTGCTGCCGGGTGAGGACCCGGACGCGGCCGCTGTGCTGGAGGACGTCTTCCGGCGCCGGGGGATGAACGTGATGTCCCGCTCGCGGGCGCAGGCCGCCAAGCGGGTGGGGGACCGGGTGGAGGTCACGCTCGCGGACGGGCGGGTCATCACCGGCAGCCACTGTCTGATGGCGGTCGGGTCGATCCCGAACACGGCCGACATGGGCCTGGAGGAGGCCGGGGTCCGGCTGAGGGAGTCCGGCCACATCAAGACCGACAAGGTGTCGCGGACGAGCGCTCCGGGCGTCTACGCGGCCGGTGACTGCACCGGGGTGTTCGCGCTGGCGTCGGTGGCGGCCATGCAGGGCCGGATCGCGATGTATCACTTCCTCGGGGACGCGGTCACCCCGCTGAATCTGAAGACGGTCTCGGCCAACGTCTTCACCGACCCCGAGATCGCCACGGTGGGCTACTCCCAGGCGGACGTGGACTGCGGGAAGATCGACGCCCGGGTGGTCAAGCTGCCGCTGCTGCGGAACCCGCGGGCGAAGATGCAGGGCATCCGGGACGGCTTTGTGAAGATCTTCTGCCGTCCGGGCACCGGCATCGTGGTGGGTGGTGTGGTGGTCTCGCCGCGGGCGAGCGAGCTGATCCACCCGATGTCGCTGGCGGTGGACAACAATCTGACGGTCGAGCAGATCGCGAACGCCTTCACCGTCTATCCGTCACTGTCCGGATCGATCGCCGAGGTGGCGCGGCAGTTGCACACCCGGAAGACGCAGGGCGAGGCGTAGTTGGCCCCTTATAGCAGCTCTTGGCCACGCAGATGAACAACTTCTGCTAATTGGTGCAAGCTGCTGAAAACAGACGGTCGTTGGCATTACTGTCAGTTTCGTGTTCGCTGCAGAACGTCGCCAATTGATCCTTGAAATGGTGCGTGCGAACGGAGCGGTGTCGCTCCGGGAGCTCGCCCGCGTCGTCCAGACCTCCGAAGTGACCGTCCGGCGTGATGTGCGGGCGCTGGAGGCAGAAGGACTGCTCGACCGCCGGCACGGCGGTGCGGTGCTGCCGGGCGGTTTCACCAGGGAGTCCGGCTTCCCGCAGAAATCCCATCTAGCGACCGCGGAGAAGACGGCGATCGCCGATCTCGCGGCCGGTTTCGTCGACGAGGGCGAGGCCGTCGTGGTCGGCGCCGGTACGACCACGCAGGAGCTGGCCCGCCGGCTCGCGCGGGTCCCGGGGCTGACCGTGGTCACCAATTCCCTGCTGGTCGCACAGGCGTTGGCGCATGCCAACCGGGTCGAGGTCGTGATGACCGGCGGCACCCTGCGCGGCTCCAACTACGCCCTGGTCGGCAGCGGTGCCGAGCAGTCCCTGCAAGGACTGCGGGTCTCGCGCGCCTTTCTCTCCGGCAGTGGGCTGACGGCCGAGCGCGGGCTGTCCACCTCCAACATGCTCTCGGCCAGCGTGGACCGGGCCCTGGTCCAGGCCGCGGCGGAGGTGGTGGTGCTCGCCGACCACACCAAGCTGGGCACCGACACCATGTTCCAGACGGTGCCCACCGATGTGATCACGCGACTGGTCACCGATGAGCCGCCCGCCCATGACGACCGGGCGCTGACCGAGCTCCAGGCCCTGGCCGACCAGGGGGTGCAGATCTCCGTGGCCGGGCCGGGCGCGGGCGCGGGCTCGGGCGGTGAGGGCGGTGGCCCGGGGCGCCAGGGGCGGCTGGGCCATCCACCCAGAGCCGGTGAGGACGGGCTGCCGCTGCCCGGTCCGCGCCGCAACCACCCGCATCCGCCCAGCCCCCAGCTGCGCAGCGCGGTGCCGCTGTCGGAGCAGCAGCCGGGCCGGGTGGCGGACCTGGCGCCGCGCCGCCGCTGACAGGGCGTGCGGTCGCGGGAAGCGGCCGTCGGGCCGGTGGGGCCGTGCGGTCGGTGGACCGTGTCGTGGGGCCCGTTCAGCGGGCCTTGAGACCGGTGAGGGTCAGGGCCAGCAGCCGGTCGGCCAGCTCCGGGTCGTCCGGCGACTGCTCCACGGCCAGGGCGATCGCATTGGTCAGCTGCATCAGGTCGGCGATCACCACATCGGACCGCACGGCCCCGGCCTGCTGTGCGCGGGCGAGCAGCTCGCTGCCCGCCTCGCGCAGCGGCAGACCACACCCCCGGGACAGCTCCGAGCTCTCGTCCGCCGAGCACGCCATCAGGGCCTGGGCGAGCCCGCGGTAGGTGCTTGCGTGGTGGACCAGCGCACGCAGCCAGTCGACCAGCGCACGGCACGGCTGCGGGGCCTTGGCCAGCTCCCGGGAGTGCGCCAGCAGGGCGCACATCTCGCCCTGGAAGACGGCGCCCATCAGCGCCGTGCGATGGGGGAAGTGGCGGTAGAGGGTGCCGATGCCGACGCCCGCGCGGCGCGCGATGTCCTCCAGCGAGGCGTCCGTGCCGTGCTGGGTGAAGGCCGTACGGGCCTCCGCCAGCAGCCGCTGGTAGTTGCGGCGCGCGTCGGCGCGCATGGGGCGCGGTGGCGTCTGCGCCGTGGCTGTCTCGATCGCCATCGCGGTCCTCCCTGCCGTGCCCGGCCGTACCTGCCTGTAGGTCAAGCATGCCATCACGTGATGAGGTGGCGGTCCGGGTCGCCTGGTCGGAGCCCGAAGGGAAGACAACGCCCCTGCCGGGCAGCGCGGTTCACGCGTGGCCCGTCCGACAGGGCGCAAGCGCCGTGCGCGGCGTTCACTGGGGCGGTGGCGCGGGCGACAGCGGTGCGTTAGCAACGTGTTAGCGGAACGACAGCCGTCGTCGGCACGCTATGAGGCACACGCCGAGCGAAAACCACGCCGGGCCAAGACCGTTCCACTTCACGAAGAAGGTTCTCGACATGCGCACTCTCCGCACCCGAGTCCGTACCATCGCCAGTGCGGGGCTGCTGGTGACCGCCGCTCTTCTGGCCACCGCCTGCCAGCCCGAGGACGCGGTAAGTGCTGGTGACTCCTCGTCCTCCGCCCCGGCCGCGTCCGACAAGGACACCACATCCGGTTCGCCCGCCGCGGGCAACGGCACCGCCAAGGCCTCCGGCTCAGCGGGCAACGGCACCGCCAAGGCCTCCGGCTCAGCGGGCACGGGGACCGAGAACGGCCAGGGCTCCGGCTTTGACACGGACGGCGACGGCGTGCGGGAGCCGGTCCAGGAGAACACCTGCGTCGCCGACGACCTTTCCTGGAACGTCAGGGAGGAGTCGCAGGCCGGCGGGTACTTCCTCATCAGCGCGACGGCCAAGGAAGGCACCGCCTGCACGCTGCCCGGCGATCTCCCCGGGGTGGCCTTCGGGTCCAACGGCATCGAGGCGGAGAGCGCGGAGCAGGCCGTAGGCGAGCCGATCGAGATGGAGGCGGGGAAGACCGTCTACGCCGGGGTGAACCCGAAGACCACCGACGGCAACGGTGGCACGGAATTCGACAGCATGATCCTCGCCATCGGCGACGACGACCCGAACCCGGCCCAGCTGTCGATCTCCGCCACCACCGTCGACGAGCCGATCGTCACCAACTGGCACACCACTGACACGGATGTCGTTCCCGGCGACGGAGTGGATGAGTAGGACACCGGACGGCCCCCCTCGCGGTGAACACCACAGCCGCGAGGCGGGCCGTCTCGTCCCGACCATGACGCGGACGAGCAGCAGGCCCATCCCGCGTCACTGACGGCCGCTGACACATAGCGTCGCGGGCCCCAGCCGGAACACCGGCCAGGGCCCGCGACGCTGTTGGCGCGGCGTCAGTCCTTGATCTCGCAGATGACCGCGCCCGAGGTGAGGGAGGCGCCGACCTCGGCGCTGAGGCCCTTGATGGTGCCCGCCCGGTGGGCGTTGAGGGGCTGCTCCATCTTCATGGCCTCCAGGACCACCACGAGGTCGCCCTCGGCCACCGTGTCGCCCTCGGCGACGGCGACCTTGACGATCGTGCCCTGCATCGGAGAGGCCAGCGCGTCGCCGGACGCCGCCGAGCCCGACTTCTTCGACGCCTTGCGCTTCGGCTTCTTCGCACCGGCGGCCGCCGGAGCCGACGCCACGCCCAGGGACGCGGGCAGCGACACCTCCAGCCGCTTGCCGCCGACCTCGACGACGACGGTCTCGCGGGCGCCGGTCTCCTCGGCCTCGTCGGCGCCGGTGGGGGTGTACGGGGCGATGGTGTTGTGGAACTCGGTCTCGATCCAGCGGGTGTGGACCGTGAACGGGTCACTGGTGAAGGCCGGGTCCGTGACGGCGGCCTGGTGGAAGGGGATGGCGGTGGCCATGCCCTCGACCTGGAACTCGGCCAGCGCACGGGCGGCCCGCTGGAGGGCCTGGGTGCGGGTGGCGCCGGTGACGATCAGCTTGGCCAGCAGCGAGTCCCACGCCGGGCCGATCACACTGCCGGACTCCACGCCCGCGTCCAGGCGTACGCCGGGGCCGGTGGGCGGGGTGAAGGTGGTGACGGTGCCGGGGGCGGGCAGGAAGTTGCGGCCCGGGTCCTCGCCGTTGATGCGGAACTCGAAGGAGTGGCCGCGCACCGCCGGGTCGTCGTAGCCGATGGCTTCGCCGTCGGCGATCCGGAACATCTCGCGGACCAGGTCGATCCCGGTGACCTCCTCGGTGACCGGGTGTTCGACCTGGAGCCGGGTGTTGACCTCCAGGAAGGAGATCGTGCCGTCGTTGCCGACCAGGAACTCCACCGTTCCCGCGCCCACGTACCCGGCTTCCTTCAGGATGGCCTTCGACGCGGCGTACAGCTCGGCGTTCTGTTCCTGGCTCAGGAACGGCGCCGGGGCCTCCTCGACCAGCTTCTGGTGGCGGCGCTGGAGGGAGCAGTCACGGGTGGAGACCACCACCACGTTGCCGTGGGTGTCGGCCAGGCACTGGGTCTCCACATGGCGGGGCTTGTCGAGGTAGCGCTCGACGAAGCACTCGCCCCGGCCGAAGGCGGCCACGGCCTCGCGGACGGCGGAGTCGTAGAGTTCGGGGACCTCTTCCAGGGTGCGGGCGACCTTCAGACCGCGTCCGCCGCCGCCGAAGGCCGCCTTGATCGCGATGGGCAGGCCGTGTTCGCGGGCGAAGTCCAGGACCTCTTCGGCGCCGCTCACGGGGTCGGGGGTGCCCGCGACGAGGGGGGCGCCGGCGCGCTGGGCGATGTGGCGGGCGGCGACCTTGTCGCCCAGGTCGCGGATGGCCTGCGGGGGCGGGCCGATCCAGGTCAGCCCGGCGTCCAGGACGGCCTGGGCGAAGTCGGCGTTCTCGGAGAGGAATCCGTAGCCGGGATGGATGGCGTCCGCGCCGGACTCGGCCGCGGCGGCCAGGACTTTGGCCTGGTCCAGATAGCTGGCCGCCGGGGTGTCACCGCCCAGCGCGTAGGCTTCGTCGGCCGCGCGCACATGCACAGCGTCCCGGTCCGGATCGGCGTAGACGGCCACGCTCGCGATCCCGGCATCCCGACAGGCACGGGCAACACGGACAGCGATCTCGCCACGATTGGCGATGAGCACCTTGCGCACGATGACTCCCTCCTTGAAACAAGCCGAGTTTAGGTACTGACCACACCTCGCGCCGAGAAGACCCCGGGGGTGAGCTTGACCACACGGAGCGTTAACCCGGGCGCGAACAGGAAGCCAAATCCCCCGTCGATCCACGGTACGCCCGGTTTTCGGGGCCGCGGCGCGGTCCCTGATGTGGGCTAGATCTCTGTCCCGCCGTGCTGCGGCGCTTCGGCTTTCTTTGTGGAATCCCTACGAACGAGCGGCGGAAACTTTGCCGCGTCGTCGCGCTCGTCCGCGCCGTGGACGCCGCCTGCTGCACACCCCTTGTCGGCCGTGCTTACCCGTTAGTAGCGTTCACGCCATCGAACGGAAGAGGGTGGGCGGGGTGGCACGCAGACCAGTGGCCGCGATAGCGGCTGTGACGCTGATGCTGGAAGCGGCCGGAATAGCGCTGCTGAACTGGATCCTGGGCCTGGTCGTGGACCGGCAGCAGATGTCCATGGGCGGGCTCGACACGGACGCGATGTCCGTGGGCACCTGGGTCGCGGGCGGTGTCTTCGGCCTCTATCTGCTGCTCTGCGGTGTGGTGCTGCTGCGGGTCGCGGTGCGCGACCGCGCGCCCGGCCGCTTCGGTCGCATTCTGCTCATCACCTGTGCCGTGGTGCACGGGCTGTTGGGCGCCTTCTCGGTCGGTCTGGTCGGCTGGCCCGCGTTCGGCTTCATGATGGTGGTGCTGGGGCTGATCGTGCTCACGCTGCTGGCGTACGGGCCGGAGGAGGACGCCGCGCCCGCCGAGTCCGCGGGCAACGGCCAGGACGCCCCCAGCCCCGCCTAGCGCTCCGCGGAAGAGCCGCGAGGTTCCGTCTCCGTCCGCGCCCGCGCCGTGGCTGGTCGCGCCCACGCGGCGGAGCCGCACATCGGCACGGTCCCGCGCCCCGTCGGGGCGCGACCGCACCACACCGGCCGGTCAGCCGGTCCAGAGGTCG
This window contains:
- a CDS encoding biotin carboxylase N-terminal domain-containing protein, with product MRKVLIANRGEIAVRVARACRDAGIASVAVYADPDRDAVHVRAADEAYALGGDTPAASYLDQAKVLAAAAESGADAIHPGYGFLSENADFAQAVLDAGLTWIGPPPQAIRDLGDKVAARHIAQRAGAPLVAGTPDPVSGAEEVLDFAREHGLPIAIKAAFGGGGRGLKVARTLEEVPELYDSAVREAVAAFGRGECFVERYLDKPRHVETQCLADTHGNVVVVSTRDCSLQRRHQKLVEEAPAPFLSQEQNAELYAASKAILKEAGYVGAGTVEFLVGNDGTISFLEVNTRLQVEHPVTEEVTGIDLVREMFRIADGEAIGYDDPAVRGHSFEFRINGEDPGRNFLPAPGTVTTFTPPTGPGVRLDAGVESGSVIGPAWDSLLAKLIVTGATRTQALQRAARALAEFQVEGMATAIPFHQAAVTDPAFTSDPFTVHTRWIETEFHNTIAPYTPTGADEAEETGARETVVVEVGGKRLEVSLPASLGVASAPAAAGAKKPKRKASKKSGSAASGDALASPMQGTIVKVAVAEGDTVAEGDLVVVLEAMKMEQPLNAHRAGTIKGLSAEVGASLTSGAVICEIKD
- a CDS encoding DUF4232 domain-containing protein, coding for MRTLRTRVRTIASAGLLVTAALLATACQPEDAVSAGDSSSSAPAASDKDTTSGSPAAGNGTAKASGSAGNGTAKASGSAGTGTENGQGSGFDTDGDGVREPVQENTCVADDLSWNVREESQAGGYFLISATAKEGTACTLPGDLPGVAFGSNGIEAESAEQAVGEPIEMEAGKTVYAGVNPKTTDGNGGTEFDSMILAIGDDDPNPAQLSISATTVDEPIVTNWHTTDTDVVPGDGVDE
- a CDS encoding NAD(P)H-quinone dehydrogenase: MRGGTSAARRGCRRTRRRATWLRGYGRGGEYPRGGRASACGTMGHVTRIVIIGGGPGGYEAALVAAQLGAEVTVVDCDGLGGASVLTDCVPSKTLIATAEVMTTFDSSYEELGIIVADDTPPLERAARVVGVDLGKVNRRVKRLALAQSHDITASVTRAGARVMRGRGRLEPAQSLDGSRRVVVRAADGSEETLVADAVLISTGAHPREIPDAQPDGERILNWTQVYDLDELPEELIVVGSGVTGAEFAGAYQALGSKVTLVSSRDRVLPGEDPDAAAVLEDVFRRRGMNVMSRSRAQAAKRVGDRVEVTLADGRVITGSHCLMAVGSIPNTADMGLEEAGVRLRESGHIKTDKVSRTSAPGVYAAGDCTGVFALASVAAMQGRIAMYHFLGDAVTPLNLKTVSANVFTDPEIATVGYSQADVDCGKIDARVVKLPLLRNPRAKMQGIRDGFVKIFCRPGTGIVVGGVVVSPRASELIHPMSLAVDNNLTVEQIANAFTVYPSLSGSIAEVARQLHTRKTQGEA
- a CDS encoding DeoR/GlpR family DNA-binding transcription regulator: MFAAERRQLILEMVRANGAVSLRELARVVQTSEVTVRRDVRALEAEGLLDRRHGGAVLPGGFTRESGFPQKSHLATAEKTAIADLAAGFVDEGEAVVVGAGTTTQELARRLARVPGLTVVTNSLLVAQALAHANRVEVVMTGGTLRGSNYALVGSGAEQSLQGLRVSRAFLSGSGLTAERGLSTSNMLSASVDRALVQAAAEVVVLADHTKLGTDTMFQTVPTDVITRLVTDEPPAHDDRALTELQALADQGVQISVAGPGAGAGSGGEGGGPGRQGRLGHPPRAGEDGLPLPGPRRNHPHPPSPQLRSAVPLSEQQPGRVADLAPRRR
- a CDS encoding TetR/AcrR family transcriptional regulator, with translation MAIETATAQTPPRPMRADARRNYQRLLAEARTAFTQHGTDASLEDIARRAGVGIGTLYRHFPHRTALMGAVFQGEMCALLAHSRELAKAPQPCRALVDWLRALVHHASTYRGLAQALMACSADESSELSRGCGLPLREAGSELLARAQQAGAVRSDVVIADLMQLTNAIALAVEQSPDDPELADRLLALTLTGLKAR